The Humulus lupulus chromosome 4, drHumLupu1.1, whole genome shotgun sequence genome has a window encoding:
- the LOC133831997 gene encoding uncharacterized protein LOC133831997, which yields MEVVKTFLETCIQEVSLNGRLGSSLKPDSWNKVKQVLDTTHSFIATQKQMKNHFNYLKDKYQAWLPITKKTGNVYDHTTNTILMSNFEWDEYIKAHPKAKTLKSSLLPFPDLCKALFDGTTATGVYGWSPSSTTPRPVIPSTSPYIETNVSTKESAPSNQNDDAANISPSQYSNPLEGQMMRKKRKLSSQHDIDDRMSIALELKRIVVLMLRNAWEN from the exons ATGGAGGTAGTAAAAACTTTTTTGGAGACTTGTATTCAAGAAGTATCTTTAAATGGAAGACTTGGAAGTAGTTTGAAGCCAGATTCATGGAACAAAGTTAAACAAGTTTTGGATACTACTCATTCTTTTATTGCAACACAAAAGCAAATGAAGAATCATTTTAATTATCTAAAGGATAAATATCAAGCTTGGTTGCCAATAACTAAGAAAACAGGAAATGTTTATGATCATACAACTAATACCATTCTAATGTCAAATTTTGAATGGGATGAGTACATTAAG GCTCATCCAAAGGCAAAAACATTGAAAAGTTCTTTGTTACCCTTTCCAGACCTCTGTAAAGCACTCTTTGATGGTACTACTGCAACTGGAGTTTATGGTTGGAGTCCTAGTAGTACAACTCCTCGACCTGTTATCCCATCTACATCTCCTTATATTGAGACAAATGTTTCTACAAAAGAAAGTGCACCTAGTAACCAAAATGATGATGCTGCTAACATTTCTCCATCTCAATATTCAAATCCTTTAGAAGGACAAATgatgagaaagaaaagaaagctaTCATCTCAACATGATATTGATGATAGGATGTCTATTGCATTGGAGTTAAAAAGAATAGTGGTCCTCATGTTAAGGAATGCATGGGAAAATTAG